The Triticum aestivum cultivar Chinese Spring chromosome 3A, IWGSC CS RefSeq v2.1, whole genome shotgun sequence genome includes a region encoding these proteins:
- the LOC123059318 gene encoding oryzain alpha chain-like, which produces MRRVMAASPLLLLLLVSLVSTAAATSDTSESWERKRSEEETRQIFREWKAMHGTTNSSLDEEEQRAYTMFKHRLGLIDRQWHDQGYSVFSWERGRSEEETRKIFAEWKARKPVTTYSSIAHEEHRYTIFKEDLRKIDQHNAGYAIGVHNNNRCLNQFSHLTQEEFEAVCCGFWPEEPSEAKLQRIGEIQELLRQAFTRPLI; this is translated from the coding sequence ATGAGGAGGGTCATGGCGGCGTCACCGCTGTTGCTGCTCTTGCTGGTGTCGCTGGTGTCGACGGCGGCCGCCACCAGCGACACATCGGAAAGctgggagaggaagaggagcgaggaggagacccggcagaTCTTCAGGGAGTGGAAGGCCATGCACGGCACGACCAACAGCTCCCTCGATGAGGAGGAGCAGCGCGCGTACACCATGTTCAAGCACAGGCTCGGCCTCATTGACCGGCAGTGGCATGACCAAGGCTACTCCGTCTTCTCctgggagagggggaggagcgaggaggaaacGCGCAAGATCTTCGCGGAGTGGAAGGCACGAAAACCAGTTACTACCTACAGCTCCATCGCCCACGAAGAGCACCGGTACACCATATTCAAGGAGGACCTGCGCAAAATCGACCAGCACAACGCTGGCTACGCCATCGGGGTCCACAATAACAACAGATGCCTCAACCAGTTTAGCCATCTCACCCAAGAGGAGTTCGAAGCCGTTTGCTGCGGGTTCTGGCCGGAGGAGCCATCCGAGGCCAAATTACAGAGGATAGGCGAGATCCAGGAGCTGTTGCGGCAAGCATTTACCCGTCCCTTAATTTAA